One Roseomonas gilardii subsp. gilardii genomic region harbors:
- a CDS encoding lysophospholipid acyltransferase family protein, with translation MPQGTVPGDDAPSPAGPGGRRQPPHYRPALPGRAFSDVMGPRPLGGRLRAVRRLSCVLLLLLCCMPVQAVLLALPGRGKIRFARFFWRNACRLFGLEVRVLGAAPAGPRALYLSNHSSWLDILVLGGTLEACFVAKAEVGRWPVISTVARLGRTIFVSRTRARTGEEAAAMREHLAQGENLLLFPEGTSNDGNRVLPFRSSFLGIADAAEWVQPVSVVYDRLGYMPLTRIDRPLFAWYGDMGIADHAWRLARLPGARATVLLHPPVHPSGVPSRKQLSALAERMVAEGAAALRQNRPPVPPAPDRPAGA, from the coding sequence CCCGGGGATGATGCCCCATCCCCGGCCGGGCCGGGCGGGCGCAGGCAGCCGCCGCATTACCGTCCCGCCCTGCCGGGCCGGGCCTTTTCCGATGTCATGGGGCCCCGGCCGCTGGGCGGGCGCCTGCGCGCGGTGCGGCGCCTGTCCTGTGTGCTGCTCCTGCTGCTCTGCTGCATGCCGGTGCAGGCGGTGCTGCTGGCCCTGCCGGGGCGGGGCAAGATCCGCTTCGCCCGCTTCTTCTGGCGCAACGCCTGCCGGCTTTTCGGGCTGGAGGTGCGGGTGCTGGGTGCGGCACCGGCGGGCCCGCGCGCGCTCTATCTGTCCAACCACAGTTCCTGGCTGGACATCCTGGTGCTCGGCGGCACGCTGGAGGCCTGCTTCGTCGCCAAGGCGGAGGTCGGGCGCTGGCCGGTGATCAGCACCGTGGCCAGGCTGGGACGCACCATCTTCGTCAGCCGCACCCGTGCCCGGACGGGCGAGGAGGCGGCCGCGATGCGGGAGCATCTGGCCCAGGGCGAGAACCTGCTGCTCTTCCCCGAAGGCACCAGCAACGACGGCAACCGGGTGCTGCCCTTCCGCTCCTCCTTCCTCGGCATCGCCGATGCCGCCGAATGGGTGCAGCCGGTCTCGGTGGTCTATGACCGCCTGGGCTACATGCCGCTGACGCGCATCGACCGCCCCCTCTTCGCCTGGTACGGCGACATGGGCATCGCCGACCATGCCTGGAGGCTGGCCCGCCTGCCCGGGGCCCGCGCCACGGTGCTGCTGCATCCGCCCGTCCACCCCTCCGGTGTCCCGAGCCGCAAGCAGCTTTCCGCCCTGGCGGAACGGATGGTGGCGGAGGGGGCGGCCGCGCTGCGGCAGAACCGGCCGCCCGTGCCGCCCGCGCCGGACAGGCCGGCCGGAGCCTGA